In one Leptolyngbya sp. BL0902 genomic region, the following are encoded:
- a CDS encoding FAD/NAD(P)-binding protein gives MALSTDLAIIGAGPQALTLVTHLLQKKVNLRSRFVVIDPAGAWLCQWHHQFAALEIPNLRSPAVHHPDPNPHALRTFAEGRPDELLPPYALPTTGLFRDFCQSVLDRWDLANRVMAGTVQHLDLGQGLGRPSFLLGLADGRQIRARRVVLAHGGGRPQLPAWARQIPQTYPSHRLRHSSQIDLRGLSLTGERILIVGSGLTAGHLALGAVKRGATVILMARRQFYAKLFDADPGWLGPKYLKGFQAEPSWQQRWQMIQQARNGGSLTPAMWLHLRRLERQGKISFYEQCEVQQAEWKGDAWQVHCKTGADHNCIAHLPLDRLWLATGSQLDITHWPLLANVQATYPAEVVNGLPVLDYHLRWPGCNLFVMGGAAALQLGPVARNLFGGRLASDRIVQALVKPSRGIIPAVLPA, from the coding sequence ATGGCTCTTTCCACAGACCTCGCGATCATTGGGGCTGGCCCCCAGGCGCTTACCCTCGTCACCCATCTCCTTCAAAAAAAGGTCAACCTGCGGAGCCGCTTTGTGGTGATCGACCCCGCCGGAGCTTGGCTGTGCCAGTGGCACCACCAGTTTGCCGCCCTAGAGATTCCCAATCTCAGATCCCCCGCCGTTCACCACCCTGATCCCAATCCCCATGCCCTGCGCACCTTTGCGGAGGGTCGTCCCGATGAACTCTTGCCGCCCTATGCCCTGCCTACTACGGGGCTGTTTCGCGACTTCTGCCAGTCGGTGCTTGATCGGTGGGACTTGGCGAATCGGGTAATGGCGGGCACCGTGCAGCACCTAGACCTGGGCCAAGGGCTAGGGCGACCGTCGTTTCTCCTGGGCTTAGCGGATGGTCGCCAGATCCGGGCAAGGCGGGTGGTGTTGGCCCATGGTGGCGGTCGTCCTCAGCTTCCAGCTTGGGCGCGGCAAATCCCCCAGACCTATCCCAGCCATCGTCTGCGGCACTCTAGCCAAATCGACCTACGGGGGCTTTCCCTCACGGGCGAACGGATTTTAATTGTGGGGAGTGGGCTGACCGCTGGGCACTTGGCGCTGGGGGCGGTTAAGCGCGGAGCCACGGTGATTCTGATGGCGCGGCGACAGTTCTATGCCAAACTCTTTGATGCCGATCCGGGTTGGCTTGGCCCAAAATACCTCAAGGGATTCCAGGCTGAACCCAGTTGGCAGCAGCGCTGGCAGATGATTCAGCAGGCTCGCAACGGTGGATCGCTGACTCCAGCGATGTGGCTGCACCTGCGGCGGCTAGAGCGCCAGGGCAAAATCAGCTTCTATGAACAGTGCGAGGTGCAACAGGCCGAGTGGAAAGGCGATGCTTGGCAAGTCCATTGCAAGACCGGAGCCGACCATAACTGTATCGCCCATCTACCCCTAGATCGCCTCTGGTTGGCCACCGGGAGCCAGCTTGACATCACCCATTGGCCGCTGTTGGCCAACGTACAGGCAACCTATCCCGCTGAGGTCGTGAACGGCTTGCCCGTCCTGGATTACCATCTGCGCTGGCCCGGTTGTAACCTCTTTGTGATGGGCGGTGCGGCAGCCCTACAACTGGGGCCAGTGGCCCGCAACCTGTTTGGGGGGCGGTTGGCGAGCGACCGCATTGTGCAAGCTCTGGTCAAACCTAGCCGTGGGATAATCCCCGCCGTTTTGCCCGCCTAG
- a CDS encoding WD40 repeat domain-containing protein: protein MPKPKPLLTPTWQTLLTDYVTALAWSPAGTHLAVASAAGEVVLFEVKTGISVELQPPQGHSIDALAFSADGRFLAAGGQTGRVSIWQLIEAAAPLLTTLEHPRVWVDTLQWHPQQPELALGLGRYAQVWDAAAQEVVITLDFEASSVLDLAWHPSGNALVLAGNQGVKSWQRQDWDNDPEVRETGGASGSIALSPDGQYLASGNNDRTLLVWEWDNPYPWQMQGFPGKVRQLAWSRVPAQEKAPLLASSSAEGVVVWTKAPSDDQGWTSQVLDLHRATVTALAFQPRSRLLASASADGWVCLWHKATQIAQILEGAADGFSSLAWSPQGNYLGAGGCGGEVVVWARTLAGQGFG, encoded by the coding sequence ATGCCCAAACCCAAACCCCTCCTCACCCCCACCTGGCAAACCCTCCTCACCGACTATGTCACTGCCCTAGCCTGGTCTCCCGCTGGTACGCATCTGGCGGTGGCTTCGGCGGCGGGGGAGGTGGTCTTGTTTGAGGTAAAAACAGGGATATCGGTAGAGTTACAGCCGCCCCAGGGCCATTCCATAGATGCCCTCGCCTTCTCGGCGGATGGTCGGTTCTTAGCCGCCGGGGGCCAAACGGGCCGGGTGTCGATTTGGCAACTCATCGAAGCCGCCGCCCCGCTTTTGACGACCTTAGAGCATCCCAGGGTGTGGGTCGATACCCTGCAATGGCACCCCCAGCAGCCAGAATTGGCCCTAGGGTTAGGGCGCTACGCTCAGGTGTGGGATGCCGCTGCCCAGGAAGTGGTGATTACCCTCGACTTTGAGGCGTCATCGGTGCTGGATTTGGCTTGGCACCCCAGCGGCAACGCCTTGGTGCTGGCGGGCAACCAGGGGGTGAAAAGCTGGCAACGCCAGGATTGGGACAACGACCCTGAGGTACGGGAGACGGGGGGAGCCAGTGGATCCATCGCCCTTTCCCCAGACGGGCAGTATCTGGCTTCGGGCAACAACGACCGCACCCTGCTGGTGTGGGAATGGGATAACCCCTACCCCTGGCAAATGCAGGGGTTTCCAGGCAAAGTGCGGCAGTTGGCTTGGTCTAGGGTGCCAGCCCAGGAGAAGGCCCCGCTGTTGGCCTCTAGCAGTGCCGAGGGCGTGGTGGTGTGGACCAAAGCCCCCAGCGACGATCAGGGCTGGACATCCCAGGTCTTAGATTTGCACAGAGCGACGGTAACAGCTCTCGCCTTCCAGCCCCGGTCTAGGCTATTGGCCTCGGCCTCGGCAGACGGCTGGGTGTGTCTGTGGCACAAGGCCACTCAGATTGCTCAAATCTTGGAGGGGGCGGCAGACGGATTCTCAAGCCTCGCCTGGTCTCCCCAGGGCAACTATCTGGGGGCAGGGGGCTGCGGGGGCGAGGTTGTGGTGTGGGCCAGAACCCTGGCAGGTCAGGGGTTTGGCTAG
- a CDS encoding metal ABC transporter ATP-binding protein: protein MSADILVVDGLTVYRDTYPAVQDVSFSLAEGTDMAIVGPNGAGKSTLVQAILGILPRRTGDVRVIGQPLSNRGYLPAPVRGQVAYLPQNFLFDRRIPITVNELVALGWDDLGPQLPWANHRPRRLAIRQALDRVDAFHLGPQPISRLSGGEMKRALLAYCLVRPRRLLILDEAPAGLDVRSESEFYRLLYQLKQEQGWAILQISHDLDMVRKHCDRVLCLNRSIRCQGTPDYALSPDNLAAVYGSEFVRYRHHH from the coding sequence TTGAGCGCTGACATTTTGGTTGTGGACGGGCTAACCGTATATCGCGACACCTATCCGGCGGTGCAGGATGTGTCCTTTTCCCTGGCTGAGGGGACAGACATGGCTATTGTCGGCCCTAATGGGGCTGGCAAAAGTACCCTAGTTCAGGCCATTTTAGGCATTTTGCCTCGCCGGACGGGGGATGTGCGGGTGATAGGGCAACCCCTGAGCAATCGGGGGTATCTCCCCGCCCCCGTGAGGGGTCAGGTGGCCTATCTGCCCCAAAATTTTCTGTTTGATCGCCGGATTCCCATCACCGTCAACGAATTGGTGGCCCTGGGCTGGGATGACCTCGGCCCCCAACTGCCCTGGGCTAACCATCGGCCTCGGCGGCTGGCCATTCGCCAAGCCCTGGATCGGGTGGATGCGTTCCACCTTGGCCCCCAGCCCATCTCCCGTCTCTCTGGCGGTGAAATGAAGCGTGCCCTGCTGGCCTATTGCCTGGTGCGCCCCCGTCGCCTGCTCATTCTCGATGAAGCTCCCGCTGGCCTGGATGTGCGCAGCGAATCGGAGTTTTATCGCCTGCTCTATCAGCTCAAACAGGAACAGGGCTGGGCCATCCTGCAAATTTCCCACGACCTCGACATGGTTCGAAAACACTGCGATCGCGTCCTTTGCCTCAATCGCTCGATCCGCTGCCAAGGCACCCCCGACTATGCCCTATCCCCGGACAACTTGGCCGCTGTGTATGGATCAGAATTTGTCCGCTATCGCCATCACCACTAA
- a CDS encoding metal ABC transporter solute-binding protein, Zn/Mn family encodes MKRKRRIALLLASSVAITLGGCAGTPETSEVGTADEAVETVDLTVMTTILPMTQFANAVVGDRAEVIPLMPTNVDPHDFQASPADVQALARADVLVKNGLDMEFFLDDLIANAENPDLVIIDSSEGVAVLANEDHGHSHDHDHNHSHSHSHDHDHDHSHSHSHSHDHDHDHSHSHSHSHDHDHDHSHDHAEAGHHHHHHGEFNPHIWLDPKRAIQQVENIRDGMIAVDPDGAEIYTANAAAFIAELEALDAEISEKLAPFAGQSFVVFHDFAPYFAESYGLNTEFLVDVPAINPSPEDVKRVVDTVQAENLKAVMTEPSAGKEAFSALADDMGVEVGIFNPIEVGGPEAVQPEYYLNAMRQNAASLAASFESFNQQSWLPLWPTQSVARVPQPVGLRF; translated from the coding sequence ATGAAGCGTAAACGCCGAATAGCTCTATTGCTGGCGTCCTCGGTGGCCATTACCCTGGGGGGCTGTGCTGGCACCCCCGAAACCAGCGAAGTCGGGACGGCGGATGAAGCCGTGGAAACCGTGGATTTGACGGTGATGACGACAATTTTGCCGATGACGCAGTTCGCCAATGCCGTGGTGGGGGATCGGGCGGAGGTGATTCCCCTGATGCCGACCAATGTGGATCCCCACGATTTTCAGGCCAGTCCTGCGGATGTGCAGGCCTTGGCGAGGGCCGATGTGTTGGTGAAAAACGGCCTGGACATGGAGTTCTTTTTGGATGACCTGATCGCCAATGCCGAGAACCCGGATCTGGTCATCATTGACTCCAGCGAAGGTGTGGCCGTGTTGGCCAATGAAGACCACGGCCACAGTCACGATCATGACCACAATCACAGTCACAGTCACAGCCATGATCACGATCATGACCACAGTCACAGTCACAGCCACAGCCATGATCACGACCATGACCACAGTCACAGTCACAGCCACAGCCATGATCACGACCATGACCACAGTCACGACCACGCCGAGGCGGGGCACCACCATCACCACCATGGCGAGTTTAACCCCCACATTTGGCTCGACCCCAAGCGGGCGATTCAGCAGGTGGAGAATATCCGCGATGGCATGATTGCCGTAGATCCTGATGGGGCAGAGATTTATACCGCTAATGCTGCCGCCTTTATTGCCGAACTGGAGGCTCTAGACGCGGAGATTAGCGAAAAACTTGCACCCTTTGCGGGGCAGTCCTTTGTGGTGTTCCACGACTTTGCCCCCTACTTTGCCGAGAGTTATGGCCTGAATACTGAATTTCTGGTGGATGTACCCGCCATCAACCCCTCCCCGGAGGACGTTAAGCGGGTGGTGGATACGGTGCAAGCCGAGAACCTAAAGGCCGTTATGACGGAACCATCGGCGGGCAAGGAAGCCTTTTCGGCCTTGGCCGATGACATGGGTGTGGAAGTGGGGATTTTCAACCCGATTGAGGTGGGCGGCCCAGAGGCTGTGCAGCCGGAGTACTATCTGAACGCCATGCGCCAGAATGCGGCTAGCCTGGCGGCTTCCTTTGAATCCTTTAACCAGCAATCCTGGCTGCCCCTGTGGCCCACCCAGTCCGTGGCCCGGGTGCCCCAGCCCGTGGGTTTGCGATTCTAG
- a CDS encoding CobW family GTP-binding protein — protein sequence MVADGQCAVPVTVLTGYLGAGKTTLLNRILTHEHGKKVAVIVNEFGEVGIDNQLVIDADEEIFEMNNGCICCTVRGDLIRIIGNLMKRRDKFDHLVIETTGLADPAPVIQTFFVDDEVQTQASLDAVVTVVDVAHIAQHWDAEEALEQIAFADVILLNKIDLVTEADLTALEDRIRGMNAIAKIYRTCDAQVEMEAILGVNAFDLGNALTLDPEFLNETAHEHDATVGSIALVEAGEVDGQKLNQWIRFLLRDHGPDIFRMKGILNIAGEDCRVVFQGVHMLFEGRQDRPWKPDETRKNELVFIGRNLEAMALEAGFRACLMP from the coding sequence ATGGTTGCTGATGGACAGTGCGCTGTGCCAGTCACGGTGCTAACGGGCTATTTAGGGGCAGGCAAGACCACGCTGCTGAACCGAATTCTGACCCACGAGCACGGCAAGAAGGTGGCGGTGATCGTCAACGAGTTTGGCGAGGTGGGCATCGACAACCAACTGGTCATTGATGCCGATGAAGAAATTTTCGAGATGAACAACGGCTGCATCTGCTGCACCGTGCGCGGCGACCTGATTCGCATCATCGGCAACCTGATGAAACGCCGGGACAAATTCGACCACCTGGTGATTGAAACCACGGGCTTGGCCGACCCTGCCCCGGTGATTCAGACCTTTTTTGTGGATGATGAGGTGCAAACCCAGGCCAGCCTAGATGCGGTGGTGACGGTGGTGGATGTGGCCCACATCGCCCAGCATTGGGACGCCGAGGAAGCCCTGGAGCAGATCGCCTTCGCCGATGTGATCTTGCTCAACAAAATCGACCTCGTCACCGAGGCCGATCTGACCGCCCTAGAAGATCGCATTCGCGGGATGAATGCCATCGCCAAGATCTACCGCACCTGCGATGCCCAAGTGGAGATGGAGGCCATCCTGGGGGTTAACGCCTTTGACCTGGGCAACGCCCTCACCCTTGACCCTGAGTTTCTCAACGAAACTGCCCACGAGCATGATGCAACCGTGGGATCTATCGCCCTGGTGGAAGCGGGGGAAGTGGACGGCCAGAAGCTCAACCAGTGGATTAGATTCCTGCTGCGCGACCATGGCCCCGATATCTTTCGCATGAAGGGCATTCTCAACATTGCTGGCGAAGACTGCCGGGTTGTTTTTCAGGGCGTACACATGCTGTTTGAAGGCCGCCAAGATCGCCCCTGGAAGCCCGATGAAACCCGCAAAAACGAGCTGGTGTTTATCGGCAGAAACCTAGAAGCCATGGCGTTGGAGGCCGGGTTTCGGGCCTGCTTAATGCCGTAA
- the hemB gene encoding porphobilinogen synthase, whose amino-acid sequence MVRETVLTVADLIYPMFVMEGIGQRQEVPSMPGCFRYSLDVLLDELQVVTGLGIGAIALFPLIPDAQKDNAGTESYNPQGLIPQTVRAIKQVFPDLLVITDIALDPYSRMGHDGIVENGKILNDETVAVLVKQALAHAEAGADMVAPSDMMDGRIGAIRQALDAEGWINVGILAYSAKYASAYYGPFRDALESAPKFGDKKTYQMDPANGDEALKEVDLDIAEGADIVMIKPALAYLDVIRRIRQHTNLPIAAYNVSGEYAMVKAAAAQGWIDEQAVVLETLTSIKRAGADVILTYFAKDVARVLGGGKDEA is encoded by the coding sequence ATGGTGCGCGAAACGGTGCTCACTGTCGCTGACCTGATTTACCCCATGTTTGTGATGGAAGGGATTGGGCAGCGCCAGGAAGTGCCCTCCATGCCGGGGTGTTTTCGCTATTCCCTGGATGTTTTGCTCGACGAATTGCAGGTGGTGACGGGGCTAGGTATTGGAGCCATTGCCCTGTTCCCCCTCATCCCCGACGCCCAGAAGGACAATGCAGGCACCGAAAGCTATAACCCCCAGGGGTTGATTCCCCAGACGGTGCGAGCCATTAAACAGGTGTTTCCCGATCTGCTGGTGATCACCGACATCGCCCTCGACCCCTACAGCCGCATGGGCCACGACGGCATTGTGGAAAACGGCAAAATTCTCAATGACGAAACCGTCGCCGTCCTAGTCAAACAAGCCCTCGCCCATGCCGAAGCCGGAGCCGATATGGTGGCCCCCTCCGACATGATGGATGGCCGCATTGGAGCCATTCGCCAAGCCCTGGATGCGGAGGGCTGGATCAACGTGGGCATCCTGGCCTACTCCGCCAAGTACGCCTCCGCCTACTACGGCCCCTTTCGCGATGCCCTGGAAAGCGCCCCTAAATTTGGCGACAAAAAGACCTACCAAATGGATCCGGCTAATGGCGACGAAGCCCTCAAGGAAGTCGATCTCGACATCGCCGAAGGAGCCGACATCGTGATGATCAAGCCCGCCCTCGCCTACCTCGACGTGATTCGCCGTATCCGACAGCACACGAATCTGCCCATCGCCGCCTACAACGTTAGTGGTGAGTATGCCATGGTCAAAGCCGCCGCCGCCCAGGGCTGGATCGACGAACAAGCCGTCGTCCTCGAAACCCTAACCAGCATCAAACGCGCCGGAGCCGATGTGATTTTGACCTACTTCGCCAAGGATGTAGCCAGGGTATTGGGGGGTGGAAAGGATGAAGCGTAA